A DNA window from Nitrospira sp. contains the following coding sequences:
- a CDS encoding NAD(P)-dependent oxidoreductase (MaGe:77308527) produces the protein MSSTHETIGFVGVGRMGANMARRLKDFGFPLSTVYDQQTSVAAALAKELGCQAAADPAAVAQASQTVITVVTDDAAMDQIFAIDHPASLLTHAKGRLFINCATVSPTIHRQVEQRVTALGGASVEACMASSIMQARQGTLYLMCAGRRMAFERAKPMLQTLGSTVRYVGASGTAAEVKALVNMVMNCNTAALAEGLGLGQALGLDLTMLREVFSQTGANSRVLETDGEDMQQRAHDCYFSAAHAAKDSGIAVALGQTAGLTLPVAGATLAQYQRLVERGNGELDKSAIAELTFKDRLG, from the coding sequence CGGCCGCATGGGCGCAAACATGGCGCGCCGACTGAAAGACTTCGGCTTTCCGCTCTCGACCGTCTATGACCAACAAACCTCCGTTGCGGCAGCCTTGGCGAAAGAGCTCGGCTGCCAGGCCGCTGCGGATCCAGCAGCCGTGGCCCAGGCCTCGCAGACCGTGATCACCGTCGTCACCGACGATGCGGCGATGGATCAGATCTTTGCCATCGATCACCCCGCCAGTCTCCTCACTCATGCGAAGGGCCGGCTCTTTATCAATTGCGCGACCGTGTCTCCGACAATTCATCGGCAAGTGGAACAGCGCGTCACCGCGCTCGGCGGCGCATCGGTCGAAGCCTGCATGGCGAGCAGCATCATGCAAGCGCGCCAGGGCACGCTCTATCTGATGTGCGCCGGACGGCGCATGGCGTTCGAACGGGCCAAGCCCATGCTGCAAACCTTGGGAAGCACCGTCCGCTATGTCGGCGCCAGCGGCACCGCGGCGGAGGTCAAGGCGCTGGTGAATATGGTGATGAACTGCAATACCGCGGCGCTGGCGGAAGGATTGGGATTAGGCCAGGCGCTTGGATTAGATCTGACGATGCTCCGCGAGGTGTTCAGCCAAACCGGCGCGAATTCGCGCGTGCTGGAAACCGATGGCGAGGACATGCAACAGCGCGCGCACGATTGTTATTTTTCCGCGGCTCATGCCGCGAAAGATTCCGGCATCGCGGTGGCGCTGGGGCAGACGGCGGGACTCACGCTCCCGGTGGCTGGCGCGACGCTGGCACAATACCAACGATTGGTAGAACGCGGAAACGGCGAGCTGGATAAGTCGGCCATCGCCGAACTCACCTTCAAAGACCGACTGGGTTAG
- a CDS encoding Response regulator (MaGe:77308528), giving the protein MTGSDMPQSVAAGTPAGCGKILVVDDDPAVCHVTGQMLEFHGFQVLYAENGEQALTLFDEYDDQVSMLVADIVMPKMSGPQLAHLLRIQRPELPVLFVSGLVSYANFEGVMGGWMLKKPYSPSILASKVRDVLAAFEPKSGVAS; this is encoded by the coding sequence ATGACTGGTTCAGATATGCCGCAATCCGTTGCGGCGGGAACACCTGCAGGGTGCGGGAAAATTCTGGTTGTCGATGACGATCCCGCCGTGTGCCATGTAACCGGCCAGATGTTGGAGTTCCATGGCTTTCAGGTGCTGTATGCGGAAAATGGAGAACAGGCGCTGACACTGTTCGATGAATACGACGATCAAGTGTCGATGTTGGTGGCGGATATCGTGATGCCAAAGATGTCCGGGCCGCAGTTGGCCCATCTGTTGCGCATTCAGCGGCCGGAGTTGCCGGTCTTGTTTGTGTCAGGTCTAGTATCGTACGCGAATTTTGAGGGAGTCATGGGTGGGTGGATGTTGAAGAAGCCCTATTCTCCTTCTATTCTAGCGTCGAAAGTCCGCGATGTGCTTGCGGCGTTTGAGCCGAAGTCCGGAGTCGCTTCCTAA
- a CDS encoding conserved membrane protein of unknown function (Evidence 4 : Unknown function but conserved in other organisms; MaGe:77308529) has product MNDPSSRPSQPPIDETVRRQALVGAAELLAKALDTTVKIPGTSLYLGLDPLIGLIPGIGDVLANFIGTIILGMAARLGVPRIVLTRMSLNLLINGAIGAVPILGDLFSVWFRSNSRNAELLRQAATQAARSTHIDWAYVAGIVGGTVLLLLGLVALALWMAISLWRLFTGIE; this is encoded by the coding sequence ATGAATGATCCATCGAGCCGCCCCTCGCAACCGCCTATAGACGAGACGGTCCGCCGCCAGGCATTAGTCGGAGCCGCGGAATTACTGGCGAAGGCGCTGGATACCACGGTGAAGATTCCCGGCACATCCCTGTATCTCGGCCTGGACCCGCTGATCGGACTGATACCCGGTATCGGCGATGTGCTGGCGAATTTCATTGGGACAATCATTTTGGGAATGGCCGCGCGCCTGGGCGTGCCGCGCATCGTTCTCACCCGCATGAGTCTCAATCTGCTGATCAACGGGGCGATCGGGGCCGTGCCGATTCTCGGCGATCTCTTTTCTGTCTGGTTCCGGAGCAACAGCCGGAATGCGGAGCTGCTGCGCCAGGCCGCGACGCAAGCCGCCAGAAGCACGCATATCGATTGGGCCTATGTCGCAGGCATCGTCGGTGGAACAGTCCTGTTGCTGCTGGGACTCGTCGCCTTGGCGCTGTGGATGGCAATCAGCCTCTGGCGTCTATTTACTGGGATAGAGTAG
- a CDS encoding putative CoA-binding protein (Evidence 3 : Putative function from multiple computational evidences; Product type e : enzyme; MaGe:77308530) has protein sequence MIISEGDIIRQVLEACRTIAVVGASANPARASNHVASYMKAQGYRVIPVNPNEQTIIGEQVYPSLTAVPGPIDLVDIFRKSEEVLPIVEEAIACGAKAVWMQEGVVNEAAAQRARDAGLAVVMNRCWLKAHAAWRSHE, from the coding sequence ATGATTATTTCTGAAGGCGATATTATTCGACAGGTTTTGGAAGCGTGCCGGACGATTGCCGTGGTCGGTGCGTCGGCGAATCCCGCGCGCGCGTCCAATCATGTGGCGTCCTACATGAAAGCTCAAGGTTACCGGGTCATTCCGGTGAATCCCAATGAACAGACGATCATTGGTGAGCAGGTCTATCCGTCACTCACCGCTGTGCCCGGTCCTATCGATCTGGTCGATATTTTTCGGAAGTCGGAAGAGGTCTTGCCGATCGTCGAAGAAGCGATTGCATGTGGCGCGAAAGCCGTGTGGATGCAAGAAGGGGTTGTTAATGAAGCCGCGGCGCAGCGCGCGCGCGACGCCGGTCTCGCGGTCGTGATGAATCGCTGTTGGCTGAAAGCTCATGCGGCCTGGCGGTCGCATGAATGA